The Oceanicaulis alexandrii DSM 11625 DNA segment GCGTGTGATCATCATGTGTGACGCCGACGTGGACGGCGCTCATATCGCGGCCCTGCTCGCGACCTTCTTCTATAAATTCCTGCCCGGTCTCATTGAATCAGGCCGCCTGTTCATGGCCCAGCCGCCGCTCTATCGCCTGACCCAGGGCGGCAAGACGCTCTATGCCCAAGACGACGCGGAAAAAGATCATCTGCTCGAGACCGCCTTCAAGAAGGGCAAGGTCGAGGTGGGCCGCTTTAAAGGTCTGGGCGAGATGACGCCGCCCCAGCTCAAATCCACCACCATGTTGCGCGAAAGCCGCTCGCTGGCCCGTGTGGTGGTGACGCCGGAGATGCGCGAAAGCGCGGACGCTCTGGTGGAGACCTTGATGGGCAAGAAGCCGGAACTGCGCTTCCAGTTCATTCAGGACCACGCGCCGTTCGTGGAGGATGTGGACGTCTGATCCCAGACGCCCGCACGCCATCCATCCAGCTTATTCGATCTGCGCCGTCACTTCGCTGAGCAGACGCTCGGCCATTTCGCGCCGGAAGGTGCGAATGCCGCTGAAGCTCGATGCTTCTGCATGCAGGGCGAAAACAATGGGCGCGCGATCTTCGCGGACCAGATAGCCCACATACCAGCCTTCAAACCGGCCATTCATGTCACCCAGCTCAACAGGGCCTGAACCTGTCTTGCCGTGCAGCGCACCGTCCGGACGGTCACCCGAAAGAGAAACGTCATCGAGCGCCTGAAAGCTGATCTCGCTAACGCCCAACTCACGGCTCAAAAGGCGGTCGAGAAAGTCGACCTGCTCGCGTGGTGAAATCTCTAGCGTATGATCCAGCCAGAACAGGTCCGAGCCCTCCGCGACTTCAGCATCGCCATAAGCCCAGGCCGAAAGCCTATCACGATAGACGTCGCTCCCGACCTCTGCGGCCAGATCCCGAAAGGCCCAGGCGGCGGAGCGCTGAAACGCAGTCTGAAGCGTCTGGTCCTGTCGCCAGTCCTGCGGCCAATAGCCGGATGCAGGACGGCGCGCTGGATCCCAGGGCAAATCCGTTTGAAGGCTCTCGGCCGCGCCGGTCTCCAGAGCGATGATCAGATTAGGGATCTTGAATGTCGACCAGGGCGTGCGGCGCGCATCGACCGAACTCCCCTCCAGCACATAATTCGTTCCGGTTTCGAGATCGCGCGCCATGAAGCTGACCTGTCGATCGCCGATCTGCTCAGCATGGGGCGATCGGTCCAGTTCGACTGCAGACTGCGCCAACGCAGGTCCGCTGAAGCCAAGCGCGATGAGCACGCCCAGGCGGCATAGGAGTGACGTCATCGGTGTATCCTCTTGCTCATTTCCATCCCGGATAAGGGGGCATCAAGGCGAAGACAGGGCCAAACTGGCGCTTTCACAAGGAGAATGCGCCTCCGCTGCCGCCAAACGTTATCAAGTAACCCCTTCCCTCACCCCTTGGAAATAAGCCAGTCTGCGACCTTCGCGATCCGCGTCTCGCAAATGACGCGACAATAAGGGGAGACTTCTGTGCACAGAACACTCAAAGCGCTTGGCGCGTCGATTGCGGCTCTGTCCGTATTCGGCCTCGCCGCGTGCTCGTCAGAAACCGGATCCAGTTCAGGATCCAGCGGCGATGTCGATGTCGTCCGCTATGAGACCAATCCGTTTCCGAGCACATATGAGCCCATTCCGTCTGGCGTCACCCTGATCACCGGCG contains these protein-coding regions:
- a CDS encoding penicillin-binding transpeptidase domain-containing protein, with the protein product MTSLLCRLGVLIALGFSGPALAQSAVELDRSPHAEQIGDRQVSFMARDLETGTNYVLEGSSVDARRTPWSTFKIPNLIIALETGAAESLQTDLPWDPARRPASGYWPQDWRQDQTLQTAFQRSAAWAFRDLAAEVGSDVYRDRLSAWAYGDAEVAEGSDLFWLDHTLEISPREQVDFLDRLLSRELGVSEISFQALDDVSLSGDRPDGALHGKTGSGPVELGDMNGRFEGWYVGYLVREDRAPIVFALHAEASSFSGIRTFRREMAERLLSEVTAQIE